The Paramormyrops kingsleyae isolate MSU_618 chromosome 11, PKINGS_0.4, whole genome shotgun sequence genome includes a window with the following:
- the gfod2 gene encoding glucose-fructose oxidoreductase domain-containing protein 2, which produces MLPGVGVFGTGSTARVLVPLLQAEGFVVQAVWGRTEEEARALARELGIPFYTSRTDDVLLHPDVDLVCVNIPPPLTRQIAVKALGIGKNVICEKAATSADAFKMVTASRYYPQLMSLMGGVLRFLPAFARMRHLLAEGYVGELQVCDARVYWGSLLSDTYGWTCDELMGGGGLHSMGSHLVDLLSHLTGRRAERVHGLLRTFVGQNGAIRGIRRVTSDDFCFFQMLMGGPGGGTGGGVCCTVTLNFNMPGAFVHEVMVVGSAGRLVARGSDLYGQRNGTSQEELLLMDTSDTDLGEATREIPAPYLKGMACMVQALRLSFQDQEDRRTWDLRPVAAAASFEDGLYVQTVVDAIKRSSRTGEWERVDVMTEEPDANHYLCEVLQRNNP; this is translated from the exons ATGCTGCCAGGGGTGGGTGTGTTTGGGACGGGCAGCACGGCACGGGTGCTGGTGCCGCTGCTGCAGGCAGAAGGCTTTGTGGTGCAGGCCGTGTGGGGCCGCACGGAGGAAGAGGCCCGGGCACTGGCACGCGAGCTGGGCATCCCCTTCTACACCAGCCGCACGGACGACGTGCTGCTGCACCCCGACGTCGACCTTGTCTGCGTCAACATCCCTCCACCCCTGACGCGCCAGATCGCCGTCAAGGCCCTCG GAATCGGTAAGAACGTGATCTGTGAGAAGGCAGCCACGTCGGCTGACGCCTTCAAGATGGTGACAGCATCGCGGTATTACCCTCAGCTCATGAGCCTGATGGGCGGCGTGCTGCGCTTCCTACCCGCCTTTGCTCGcatgcgccacctgctggccgaAGGCTACGTGGGCGAGCTGCAGGTGTGTGACGCGCGTGTCTACTGGGGCAGCCTGCTGAGCGACACCTACGGCTGGACATGCGACGAGCTGATGGGCGGCGGCGGCCTGCACTCCATGGGCTCACACCTGGTGGACCTGCTGAGCCACCTGACGGGCCGGCGGGCCGAGCGCGTCCACGGGCTGCTGCGCACCTTCGTGGGCCAGAACGGCGCCATCCGCGGCATCCGCCGCGTCACCAGCGACGACTTCTGCTTCTTCCAGATGCTGATGGGTGGGCCCGGGGGTGGGACTGGGGGCGGGGTCTGCTGCACTGTCACACTCAATTTCAACATGCCGGGCGCATTCGTGCATGAGGTCATGGTGGTGGGCTCAGCTGGCAGACTGGTGGCCCGCGGCAGCGACTTGTACGGCCAGCGCAATGGCACCTCCCAGGAGGAGCTGCTGCTCATGGATACGTCCGACACCGACCTGGGGGAGGCAACAAGAGAGATCCCTGCCCCCTACCTGAAGGGGATGGCCTGCATGGTGCAAGCCCTGCGGCTCTCCTTCCAGGACCAGGAGGATCGGCGGACCTGGGACCTGCgtcccgtggcagcggcggccTCCTTCGAGGACGGCCTGTATGTGCAAACCGTGGTGGACGCCATCAAGCGGTCGAGCCGCACGGGTGAGTGGGAACGTGTGGACGTGATGACGGAGGAACCCGACGCCAACCATTATCTGTGTGAAGTGCTGCAGAGGAATAATCCCTGA
- the cenpt gene encoding uncharacterized protein cenpt produces MDTMDEDVSARVLLKGVLHTELLKTPITRSISRSLQQASVVTRSTRTRQSISGIPSPHVTLRKMMKDRLRESVTRPPAQQTEAATLNRKGVLSAPASPLSLNDDVTPRGLLRGILRTETESSPLVPEPPVRPAVGPAESSLYSNRPSTGTSDLDLPDLTTVNLTMAVRGISRKRPQRNIDLSMFERGLDQGADGIEEPKYDEAHDQSSSSHGSDGPSVLSLKTPHADPQTARRGLRRAVKRRAVDVDDFEQGVQSRLARKQKPDLEHSVASAPGMLSETRGLEKFTLGITDLSVSDASDIIMSSTALYPHPVSMPTVDACSVADKDTVTATQIQRDVEGGAGPLGEGEQGENRGSLWLMAGEVEEEHRDDRVAGEEDAEGVPSCEGDMEEGLMREEDLGGKAGVDVEDAEVRKEAALQGGGEDGVAERVGLDGSQRERSDSQEEEEGGPGKEAAQDGKMTESEGEGLDGSHRERSDSEEEEEGGPGKEAAQDGKMAESEGEGLDGSHRERSDSEEEEEGGPVKEAARDGKMAESEGEEAACLDTSQGDEQQMLGPEHVTRQRAHRSEGGAKLPEAARRGRGFRSLGAPVRQADTESDGTVEAAGASVGWHSGPEEASRSQTSEGSPPAHSPHTEEPHSRRSSRKPEQSTAGTAAVTPGCSNWESYNIQNKENLSSSQQLESPEAEMRPPSPALSEHSADDDLGDEDRENQQQSGEESEEDGSQSEELSMKTPAFVRQKKATQTPGPAVTPGFLKLVKNAQKPSQAPTAQPKRKRQAAATKKETGLPKSYLMSVFKHFAKTSVSSDVYPVLKEVIDKFFSRLSEDLEAYARHAKRKTIELEDVELLLRRQGFVTDSMPLNVLIERYLPQEYRRLLIPVATSGNKVVPKPRR; encoded by the exons ATGGATACCATGGACGAAGACGTATCTGCCCGCGTGCTCCTGAAAGGTGTCCTTCACACGGAACTCCTGAAGACACCGATCACCCGCAG CATATCCAGATCCCTGCAGCAGGCGTCTGTGGTCACACGTAGTACTAGGACACGCCAGAGCATCTCTGGGATACCGTCACCTCATGTGACCCTGCGGAAGATGATGAAGGACCGGCTGCGCGAG AGTGTCACCAGACCACCTGCCCAGCAGACAGAAGCGGCCACCTTAAATAGGAAGGGTGTCTTGTCAGCCCCAGCATCTCCTTTATCCCTAAACGATGACGTCACCCCCCGAGGTCTGCTGCGGGGAATTTTACGCACGG AAACAGAATCGTCCCCTTTGGTGCCAGAGCCGCCCGTGAGGCCAGCCGTCGGTCCCGCTGAGTCTAGCCTATACAGTAACCGGCCCAG TACAGGGACGTCGGACCTGGACCTTCCAGATCTTACCACTGTGAACCTCACAATGGCTGTGAGGGGCATTAGCAGGAAGCGGCCCCAAAGGAACATTGACCTGTCCATGTTCGAGAGGGGGCTTGATCAGGGGGCCG ATGGAATTGAGGAGCCGAAGTATGACGAGGCACATGACCAATCCTCCTCGTCCCACGGATCAGATGG CCCCAGTGTGCTCTCCCTGAAGACCCCGCATGCAGACCCCCAGACAGCGAGGAGGGGGCTAAGGAGAGCTGTCAAACGCAGGGCAGTGGACGTGGACGACTTTGAGCAGGGCGTTCAGAGTCGCCTCGCTCGTAAGCAGAAACCAG atctggagcacagtgtggccagtgCCCCAGGGATGCTCAGTGAGACCAGGGGGCTGGAAAAGTTCACGCTTGGCATCACTGACCTGTCCGtgtcggacgcgtcggacatCATCATGAGCAGCACGGCGCTGTACCCCCACCCCGTCTCCATGCCGACGGTGGATGCTTGCTCAGTCGCTGACAAGGACACTGTCACTGCCACGCAGATCCAGAGAGATGTGGAGGGAGGCGCTGGGCCACTAGGGGAGGGAGAGCAGGGGGAGAATCGTGGCTCCCTGTGGCTTATGGCTGGTGAGGTAGAGGAGGAGCACAGGGACGACAGGGTGGCTGGAGAGGAAGATGCCGAGGGAGTCCCTAGCTGTGAAGGTGACATGGAGGAAGGCCTGATGAGAGAGGAGGACCTGGGAGGGAAGGCCGGAGTTGATGTAGAAGATGCGGAGGTCAGGAAGGAGGCAGCATTGCAAGGAGGCGGCGAGGATGGGGTGGCTGAGAGGGTGGGGCTAGATGGATCTCAAAGGGAGAGATCGGATTctcaggaagaggaggagggagggCCAGGTAAAGAGGCAGCACAGGATGGGAAGATGACTGAATCTGAGGGGGAGGGGCTAGATGGATCTCACAGGGAGAGATCGGAttctgaggaagaggaggagggagggCCAGGTAAAGAGGCAGCACAGGATGGGAAGATGGCTGAATCTGAGGGGGAGGGGCTAGATGGATCTCACAGGGAGAGATCGGAttctgaggaagaggaggagggagggCCAGTTAAGGAGGCAGCACGGGATGGGAAGATGGCTGAATCTGAGGGGGAAGAGGCGGCCTGTTTGGATACCAGCCAAGGAGATGAGCAGCAGATGCTGGGGCCGGAGCATGTGACACGCCAGAGAGCGCACCGCTCGGAAGGCGGGGCCAAGCTCCCGGAGGCAGCAAGGCGGGGGCGGGGCTTCAGGAGCCTCGGCGCCCCCGTGAGGCAGGCAGATACAG AGTCTGACGGCACCGTGGAGGCGGCGGGGGCCAGTGTGGGCTGGCACAGCGGGCCAGAGGAGGCAAGCAGGAGCCAGACATCTGAGGGCTCCCCCCCGGCCCACTCCCCACACACGGAGGAGCCTCACAGCAGGAGGAGCTCGCGGAAGCCGGAGCAGTCTACGGCTGGGACAGCAGCTGTAACCCCGGGCTGCTCCAACTGGGAGAGCTACAACATCCAGAACAAGGAGAACCTGAGTTCCAGTCAACAGTTGGAGTCTCCAGAGGCTGAAatgcgccccccctccccagcactgAGTGAGCACAGCGCTGATGATGATCTAGGAGATGAGGACAGGGAGAACCAGCAGCAGAGCGGGGAGGAGAGTGAAGAAGATGGCTCCCAGAGTGAAG AGCTGTCCATGAAAACACCGGCCTTTGTCCGCCAGAAGAAGGCGACCCAAACGCCAGGGCCCGCTGTCACGCCTGGCTTCCTCAAACTGGTGAAGAATGCACA GAAGCCTTCCCAGGCCCCCACTGCCCAACCCAAGAGGAAGCGCCAGGCTGCGGCCACCAAGAAGGAGACGGGCTTGCCGAAGAGCTACCTGATGTCAGTCTTCAAGCATTTCGCCAAGACCAGCGTGTCCTCAGATGTCTACCCGGTGCTGAAGGAAGT CATAGACAAGTTTTTCAGTCGGCTGTCTGAGGACCTGGAGGCGTACGCCAGGCATGCCAAGAGGAAGACCATTGAGTTGGAGGACGTAGAGCTGCTCCTGCGGAG ACAAGGGTTCGTGACGGACAGCATGCCGTTAAACGTGCTCATTGAGAGGTACCTCCCACAAGAGTACAGGAGGTTGCTGATCCCCGTGGCAACCAGCGGGAACAAGGTCGTGCCCAAGCCGAGGAGGTGA
- the LOC111847163 gene encoding THAP domain-containing protein 11: MPGFTCCVPGCYNNSHRDRELRFYTFPKDTAQREIWLKNISRAGVSGCFSTFQPTTGHRVCSTHFAGGRKTYSIRVPTLFPLRGVNERKNRRGRSKKVSAVLPIIVSGADFTLSGETPEEADSGGRVLPKGQETKPVDLTAQGDGPCLTIEGSSFAALAGFTATQQPAAHIVPYSTPDLSALGALDHPYSLNIGTTSAELLKKLNEQRDIIALMDIKMKEMKHTIQQLKVTEARLKEEVRERDRMLSAAVVRKKV, encoded by the coding sequence ATGCCCGGATTCACCTGCTGCGTCCCCGGCTGTTACAACAACTCGCATCGGGACAGAGAGCTGCGCTTCTACACCTTTCCAAAGGATACGGCGCAGAGAGAGATTTGGCTGAAGAACATCTCCCGGGCCGGGGTCAGCGGCTGCTTCAGCACCTTCCAGCCCACTACGGGCCATCGAGTATGCAGTACCCACTTTGCTGGTGGCAGGAAGACCTACAGCATTCGGGTGCCCACCCTGTTCCCGCTGCGCGGTGTGAATGAGAGGAAAAACAGAAGAGGCAGGAGCAAGAAAGTGTCTGCCGTCCTGCCGATAATCGTCTCCGGCGCCGATTTTACTCTCAGCGGCGAGACCCCGGAGGAAGCCGACAGCGGTGGCAGGGTGCTGCCGAAGGGCCAGGAAACGAAGCCTGTCGACTTGACAGCGCAGGGAGACGGTCCGTGCTTAACCATCGAGGGGTCAAGTTTCGCAGCCCTTGCTGGCTTCACTGCCACGCAGCAGCCGGCGGCGCACATCGTGCCGTACTCCACACCGGACCTCTCCGCCCTGGGCGCCTTGGATCACCCGTACTCGCTGAACATTGGCACTACGTCGGCcgagctgctgaagaagctcaATGAACAGCGGGACATCATCGCTCTGATGGATATTAAGATGAAGGAGATGAAGCACACCATCCAGCAGTTGAAAGTAACGGAAGCGAGGCTAAAGGAAGAAGTGCGGGAGAGGGATCGGATGCTGTCCGCTGCAGTGGTGCGAAAGAAAGTTTGA